In Streptomyces sp. NBC_00341, the DNA window CACGACGCACGCACCGCTGCGGGGCGGCTCCGGGCCGGGTCCGGGATCTTCCCGAAGACCTTCACCGTACGAGCCGCCCCGCAGAGAGCGTTCCTCATTACCTACCGGGTCACACCCCGGCGGGCACTTCGGACGTGGAACCACCGTCCCCGCCACCGTCTCCGCCGCCGCCTTCGGCCTCCAGCGCCTTGTTGCGCCGGACCGACGACCAGAACGACCAGGCGATCAGGACGACCCCGACGAGACCCGTGATGAGCTCGTTGATCTCGTACTGGATCGTGACGAGCAGGATGACGGCCAGCGCGCCGATCGCGTAGTGCGCGCCGTGCTCCAGGTAGACGTAGTCGTCCAGGGTGCCCTGGCGGACCAGGTAGACCGTGAGCGAACGGACGTACATGGCACCGATACCGAGGCCCAGCGCCATCAGCACGATCTCGTTGGTGATGGCGAACGCGCCGATCACGCCGTCGAACGAGAAGGACGCGTCGAGCACTTCCAGGTAGAGGAACATGAAGAACGCGGCCTTGCCGGAGAGTACGACCGCGGAGACGTTCTTGCCGGTCCGCTTGGCCTGTTCCTCCTCCTCGTGCTCGCGTTCCTCCGCCTCTTCGAGCTTGTCCTCGAAGAAGCCGGAGAGCCCGCCGACGATGAGATAGGTGATCAGACCCGCGATTCCCGCGAGCAGGACCGTCTCCGCCTTGTCCGCGTGGCCGCCGCCGTGCTGGTGCGCGTTGGCCGCGAACGTCATCGACGTGATCAGCAGGACGATCAGCGCGATGCAGACCGACAGCATGTCGACCTTGCCGAGCTTGGCGAGCGGGCGCTCGATCCAGCGCAGCCACTGGATGTCACGGTCCTCGAAGATGAAGTCGAGGAAGATCATCAAAAGGAACATCCCACCGAAGGAGGCAATCGCCGGGTGGGCGTCCGTGACCAGTTCCTTGTAGCGGTCCGGGTCATTGAAGGAAAGATCAACGGCCTCGATCGGACCCAGTTTGGCAGTGATGGCCACGATCACGACGGGGAACACCAGCCGCATACCGAAGACCGCGATGAGCACACCGACCGTGAGGAAGATCTTCTGCCAGAAGGCACTCATCTTCTTCAGGATTCCGGCGTTGATCACCGCGTTGTCGAAGGACAGCGAGATCTCCAGGACGGTGAGGATCGCCACTACTCCGAAGGCCTCCCACCCCCCGTAGAACCACGCTGCGACCAGGCCGATCGCGGTAATCGCGAACGACCAGCCGAAGGTTTTCAGAAGCACTGGCTACCCCATCATTTATGTAACGGGTCTCCCCCGGTGAGTACGGGGCTCCCCCGCGCCGAGCGCGGCTTTACGAAACGTTGACCCCGAAGTCTAGAGCGATGCCCCGCAGTCCCGACGCGTACCCCTGCCCCACCGCACGGAACTTCCACTCGCCGCCATAGCGGTAGAGCTCACCGAAGATCATCGCGGTCTCCGTCGAGGCGTCCTCGCTCAGGTCGTAACGCGCGAGTTCCTGACCGTCGGCCTGGTTCACCACCCTGATGAACGCGTTGCTGATCTGCCCGAAGGTCTGGCCGCGGCTGTCGGCCTCATGGATCGAGACCGGGAAGACGATCTTGTCGCAATGGGCCGGCACCTGGGTGAGGTTGACGATGACGGACTCGTCGTCGCCCTCGCCCTCACCCGTGAGGTTGTCACCGGTGTGTTCCACGGAGCCGTCGGGGCTCGTGAGGTTGTTGTAGAACACGAACCACTCGTCACCGAGCACCCGGCCCGACTGGCACAGCAGCGCGCTGGCGTCGAGGTCGAAATCGGCCCCGGTGGTGGATCGTGCGTCCCAGCCGAGCCCGATGAGTACCTGGGTGAGATCGGGTGCGGCCTTGGAGAGGGAGACATTGCCTCCCTTGGCGAGTGTGACGCCCATGGTGTGTGTCCTCCCCGAGTGGATGAACCGTCTGTTGAGCGCGTCCGGCGCCGCACAGGGTGCGGCGCCGGACGGGGACGTGCTGGTGCCTGCCCGGGGCCGCGCGTGCGCGGGCCCGGAACCGGCGGGTCTAGTAGCCGGTCACGGTCCTAGACGTTGACGCCGAAGTCCTGCGCGATGCCGCGCAGACCCGA includes these proteins:
- a CDS encoding TerD family protein; the protein is MGVTLAKGGNVSLSKAAPDLTQVLIGLGWDARSTTGADFDLDASALLCQSGRVLGDEWFVFYNNLTSPDGSVEHTGDNLTGEGEGDDESVIVNLTQVPAHCDKIVFPVSIHEADSRGQTFGQISNAFIRVVNQADGQELARYDLSEDASTETAMIFGELYRYGGEWKFRAVGQGYASGLRGIALDFGVNVS
- a CDS encoding DUF475 domain-containing protein, yielding MLLKTFGWSFAITAIGLVAAWFYGGWEAFGVVAILTVLEISLSFDNAVINAGILKKMSAFWQKIFLTVGVLIAVFGMRLVFPVVIVAITAKLGPIEAVDLSFNDPDRYKELVTDAHPAIASFGGMFLLMIFLDFIFEDRDIQWLRWIERPLAKLGKVDMLSVCIALIVLLITSMTFAANAHQHGGGHADKAETVLLAGIAGLITYLIVGGLSGFFEDKLEEAEEREHEEEEQAKRTGKNVSAVVLSGKAAFFMFLYLEVLDASFSFDGVIGAFAITNEIVLMALGLGIGAMYVRSLTVYLVRQGTLDDYVYLEHGAHYAIGALAVILLVTIQYEINELITGLVGVVLIAWSFWSSVRRNKALEAEGGGGDGGGDGGSTSEVPAGV